A single window of Scyliorhinus torazame isolate Kashiwa2021f chromosome 29, sScyTor2.1, whole genome shotgun sequence DNA harbors:
- the LOC140403770 gene encoding ferritin heavy chain B-like, producing MASQVRQNYHKDCEDAVNKQINLELYSSYVYLSMSFYFDRDDVALRHFAEFLKEQSHEEQEHAEKLMEFQNKRGGRIILQDIKKPEQDEWSNGLEAMQRALQMEKNVNQSLLDLHKLSTENIDPHLCDFLEIHYLDEQVKMIKKLGDHITNLKRLGAPENGTGEYLFDKLTLGESD from the exons ATGGCTTCCCAAGTGCGTCAGAACTACCACAAGGACTGTGAGGATGCTGTTAACAAGCAGATCAACCTGGAGCTCTATTCCTCCTATGTTTACCTCTCCATG TCCTTTTACTTTGACCGGGATGATGTTGCCCTGCGTCACTTTGCTGAGTTCCTCAAGGAGCAGTCACATGAGGAACAGGAACATGCTGAGAAACTGATGGAATTCCAGAATAAACGTGGAGGCCGGATCATTCTGCAGGATATCAAG AAACCAGAGCAGGATGAGTGGAGCAATGGACTGGAGGCAATGCAGAGAGCTCTGCAGATGGAGAAGAATGTGAACCAGAGTCTGCTGGATCTGCACAAACTCTCCACTGAGAACATTGACCCTCAC TTATGTGACTTCCTGGAGATTCACTACTTGGATGAGCAAGTGAAGATGATCAAGAAGCTCGGAGATCACATCACCAACCTGAAGAGACTGGGAGCCCCTGAGAATGGCACGGGAGAGTACCTGTTTGACAAGCTCACCCTGGGGGAGAGTGACTGA